The window GTCAATCAAGAAAATTCAAGAATCGACTATAAGTTTCGAAGAAGAAGAAATGCGGAAGAAATGAGAATGCAGATTGTGTCCTTCACGCTGATGCTCTTTTTAACGCTGATAGCGTTTGTGGCCGTTGGGGCGGGTTTATCGAAATGGTTTGTGCTGCCATTTGTCTTGCTGCTGGCCTGCATACAAGTGTTGTTTCAAATATATTATTTTATGCACATGAGTCATAAAGGCCATGAAGCTCCTTCACTATTTTTCTGGTCCGCAGTCTTCGTCGCATTTTTAACTGTATTGACGTTTGCGACGATTGTTTGGATCTAAAAAGTGAAAATGACGGATAAGAATGACTATTTTATCCTGATGGTAGGACTTTGTATTGGCCTACTGTTTCACTCATCTTTTGATGGATGCGGTGTGGGAAAGATTGAAGAAACGAAAAGCCAGCCATAACGGTTGGCTTTTCGGCTCATTCGATAAAACGGTAAAACCATAACGCAAAGGCAGCGAAAAATCATAAACTTGTCAATTGTTGCATTGTTCCTGTTTGGCAGAGAAAGTATAATGATATTATGGGCAATTGACGGGAATGAGGGGATGAAGCAATGCCAATCACAATATTTGGGTTTCAAGCGTTGTGGAGCCCGTATTTTTTGATGGCCATACTTTTGATGACAGTCTTTTACCTTTTGCTGATGATCAAATGGAGAAATGTTTTTCCGAACAGTAAACCTTTGACCAAAAAAGAATTATTGCATTTTATTCTGGCCATGGTGATTTTGTATGGTATTAAAGGCTCTCCCGTTGATTTAATGAGCCATATTATGTTTTCATATCACATGGTTCAAATGGCCATTCTTTGCTTGGTTCTGCCTCCGATCCTCATAAAAGGAATTCCGGTATGGTTTTGGAAATACATAATTGAATTGCCAATCATCAAGCCGATTTTTTCGTTATTGACAAAACCATTAATGGCAGCGATTGCTTTCAACGGGCTTTTTTCCTTCTACCATATTCCAGCTATTCTTGATAAGATTAACAAGAACGGGATCTTTCATGGGCTTTTCACGGTTGTCTTATTTGGATTTGCCCTTTTTATGTGGTGGCCGCTGATGAATCATTTGCCCGAACATTCGAATTTGATCGGATTACGCAAGGTCGGATATTTAATCGCTGATGCCGTACTTTTGACCCCTGCTTGCGGATTGATTATTTTTTCCGGCCATCCCCTATATAACACGTACAGCGATCCGTCTTCTTGGCTGCAATCGATGCAATTGTGCGTTCCAACCAACACTCTAAATGGTTTGGAACTTTCCGGCCCCGAGCTGTTTTCCAATTTGCCGGTAATCGAAGATCAACAGCTTGGTGGAGTGTTGATGAAAATTATACAAGAAGTTGTTTATGGTATTGTGCTGGCCCGAATTTTCTTTGATTGGTACCGAAAAGAACAGCTTGAAGCCGATCAAATTACGGAAGCTTCTCTTCGTGAGCACCAAACGAAATGGTAGCTTAAATGAAATACGCTCAATCGGAAAGAAGATTCCCAAGAAGGGAGTCTGTTCCTTTTTAAAAGGAGCCTTTCTTATAGAACCATAAAGTGTGCCCGGTTTAAAAAACATAACGGATGGAACGAAACATCATCCGGTTCATTCCCAGAGTTTTGTCATAGTCCTAAATAGAAATGCGAATGGTTATGTACATAGTAAAATGGTTAAGAAGAGAGGAGAAAGGAAATGACGCTTCCTATTTTACCTACCATTAGCACATCTTGCATTGTCATAAGTGCCGTACTAATCGGTATCGGTTGGATCAAAATTGTACAAGGAAAAAGAGATACTCATCAAAAATTGATGACGGCAGCCGCCATTTTTGCGTTGACCTTTTTTATCATTTACTTAAGCAGAACTTTGTTTATTGGCAACACAGCTTTCGGCGGTCCCGCTAATATGAAAGTTTACTATACGATTTTTTTGATTTTCCATATTTTCCTTGCGACAATCGGGGGGATTTTTGGAGCTGTTACCCTTTGGCTTGGCTACAAAAGCAAATTTGAAAAACATCGGAAAATAGGACCTGTTACGAGCATTATCTGGTTTTTCACAGCGATTACTGGGATCGCTGTGTATTTGCTGCTTTACGTATTTTACAAAGGCGGCGAAACAACTTCGATGCTAAAAGCGATCTTGGGGTATTGAGCATTATTTAGGTGCTGAAATCTAAAGAAGCGCAAAGCCGACTGAAGGTTGGCTTTGCGCTTTTTCTACACGGCGAAAGATTCAATCTCTTTTTTGACGGCGGAAAGAACGGATTCACATTCTTTCACCAAATATTCGGGATAATATTCGTCATCACCATATTCTATCCCGTGCGGATAATAATGTTTTCCAAGAATGGGTGTCATTAACTGAATGACGGCATCATGAGCCCCCACATCGCCTTCTACGGCATATCCTTGGACGCGAAGATAATATACGCCTTCTTTTAATTCAAATTTGCGATCGTATGTGACACGTTCATAATCCCACTGTCCCGCACGAATCAATCGATGTTCTTCCATAATTTCGTCCAAGCGGTTTAAATCTGCTTTGTATTTTTCTAAACCAACATTTTCAAATTTCATGGACAAATCCCCCCAAAAAAGAGTTTTAAAGAAAATTGCGAAAAGTCCATTATCTTATTTTTATAATAGTCGAAAAAAATTCTGCTTGCAAATATATCCAAGACATTTATTCAATCCATCTTTTTTATTTTCTATCGCATAAAATATTTTATGAATGATTTTCTCTGCATTGAATGTGGAACAATAGACGTAGATTTTTCGAATGCGATCATGTATGATTCTAGTGATTAAAAGAATATCCGTAAATGTTTGGAACAAGCGAAACGTCTCTTTAAAATGTTCTTTTCTGCACGACTGAGGACAACTAGTTCGGGATAATGATATTTGATTGTGACGAGTTTCAAAAGCAAAGTCTCACAAAAGCGAAAGTGGGATTTTCGATAGACGGCTTGGTTATGAAGGCTGGCATCCGAACGATTACTTGTTGCAAGCTTGAAAGAATTAGAAGGAGGGAAATGATTGCGAACGATTTTGAGAGTCCTTGTGGTTTTGAGCATCATTCTGGTGATGGGAGTTTACTTAAATCAATATGCTGAGAACTGGGGATTTTTACAGCCGCCGCTGCAAGACAACTCTCTTAAATGGAAAGGAAGCGAAGAGAAACGATCACAAGAAACACATGTGGCTGAAAAATTGCCGAAAGAAAGTTTAGCTTTTTTTATCGGAAAATCCGAACAGCAAGTCATTTCTAAATTTGGGAAACCGGTCCGCATCGATCCAACGCAATACGGGTATCATTGGTGGATTTATCAAAATCAAAATTCGTATATACAATTTGGCGTCGAACAAAATAAGGTGGTTGCTGTCTATGCCATTGGCCATGATGCAAACGTACAGCCGTTTAAAATTGGACAACGGATCGACGATATTTTTCGAACCTATTCCATGAATCCTGAAATCGTGATTAAAACTAGTGCGGGGAATTATCGATTTGAACTGTCGGAAGAGGATTTAAACCTTCAGCCGTTAGTAAAAATGGGGGGGATTTACGCTCAATTGTATTTGGATAAATTTTCAGGGACGCTATCCAGTGTACGATTTGTCAATGAAGAAATTTTGCTTCGCCAAAAACCGTATGAGCTGATATACCAAGGAGAACTTCCTGAATGGCCGAATCCGACGGCTGGTCAATGGAACATGATCGAAAAAGGTGAGCAACGACAGATTTTTGATATAACGAATATGATACGAAAAGAGTTTCATCTAGAGCCGCTGAAGTGGGATGAAAAAACGGCAAATGTCGCGTTCGGGCACAGTAAAGAAATGAGCGATAAAAATTATTTTTCGCATGATTCACCGTCACAAGGAGATCTAGCGACGCGTTTAAAAGCAGCAGGGATTCCTTATCAGATGGCGGGTGAAAATATTGCTGCCCATTACGTTGACGGTCCTGCAGCCGTACAAGGATGGCTGAATTCGGAAGGCCATCGGAAAGCACTTCTGGAGAAAAATTATTCGCACTTAGGAGTCGGGGTTTACAAAACTTACTATACACAGGATTTTATTCAAAAAGAAAAATGGTAGAGGAAGTATATTGCAAACTTCCTCTTTTTCTTTCCCATTCATGATTCCCCTAATTAAAACGCTTTCGTTTTATCGAATCTTGACGATAAAAAATGTCCCAGTAGCGTGGGCAATTTTTTTTCTATTGTCCAGATAGACTTCCCCTTCTACTACAATCGTTTTTGTGCCTTTATGTATGACGTTTGCAACGGCAGTAAGGCTATCTCCCTTACCTGGGGCGATATAATGAATGTTTAAGTTGGAAGTGACCGCTCCATGACCATCAGGGGCCACATGGCTTGCTATTGTTCCCATCACGCTGTCCAAAAGAGTTGCCGTAATCCCCCCGTGAACGATACCTAAATGGTTATGAATAATTTCAGTAATAGGTATCGTGATTTCGCAATTGGAATCGGTTACGTTTTTTTGCATTCCAAGCAATCTTCCTAAATAAGGTTCATCGGAACCGATATAATTCTCATATCTTTCCAACAGCTCTTTAAGAATGGTTTTTTCTTTTTCGTTTGTTTTCTCTATTACTTGTTGAAATAACTGGAACAATGGTTCTTTCATTTTGAGCGATCCCCCCTGAAAAAGTTTTACTGTTGTTTTTCTATCTTATCACGAGATAGAAATCTTGAGAATCACTCTTTTAAGTGAAAATCATACGATGTAGTAAATGGGAAAAACAGGAGGTGATGGTTCCTTGGGCCAAAAGCAGCTGCATCCTCAAGTATTGAAATTTAAAGAATTTGTCAAAGCACACCCGAAAATTATTCAGGAAGTCAACAATAAGGATAAAACCCTCCAAGAATTTTTTGAGGAATGGTATCTGCTTGGGGAAGAAGATCCTCTCTGGGACAAATATAAAGAGAAAGCTGCTGAGCGTTCGGAATCAGATAAGCCAAAAAGTTCCAAGTGGACGGAAACGATTTTTACATCGCTTAAAAAAATAGATCCCAATCAGCTTCAGGAGCATCTCTATCATATGAATCAGGCCATTGGTGCGCTTCAAAATTTGTTGGCGCAGTTTCAAACTAATTCTTCTGCAACCCCATCTCCAAAACAATCTCCCAACAGACCGGAACAATCTTTCTTCGGTTTTCGAAAAGACTAGAAGAAAAAGGAGGAACGTTTGTGAGAAAAGAAATAGTTGATTATATTTATTCCAGAAATGAATTGAGGCAATTCTTGAGGGAACAACCGCAATGGTACCGAATTTTAAGCCGCAGACCTGAGGATTTAGAAAAATTTGAGATTCAATCGCTTCATTATTTTAAAAGGACGATCCCTCATCAAATGGAAAAATTTTCAAACGGCATTCAAATAGCAAAGATGATGATGGGCATGCTGCCATCCATCCAGAATAATGGAAACCAAGAACCGGCGGAGTGATAACGGTTCTTTTTATTTGGATCGTTCAAATGTCTAGAAGTGAATGGAATTTCATTCTTTATTTTAATGATTTTGCTGGTTCCTGCCTTCTGTCGTCATACACCAAAATGAAAATGATGGAGTTTTAACTCAACGTTTACTTGGTAAGAGAAAACAACTGCGGAAAAGCTTTTCAACTTTTTTGTATAAATGAAGATCGCTGGTAAAAACTATAAAAAAAGCACTCATTATGATCATCGATGCCATTTTGATTGGAAAAGAAGGGGAGAGATTAGACGGTTAAAGCTTTGTCAGGGAAAATAAAGGGATCTTCTCTTGCACTGAATGATTGTTTTCCGTTGTCCGATAAAGAGAGTAAATTTGTTTGCATCTTGTCACTTTGAAGACAAACGAACAGCTCGACGGCTGAAGATACAGTTGTCATCTTGACTTGAATCAAACTTAAATTGGACCATTTCGTTTTTCGTGTTGAAAAAGCTCTTCAACGGTTTTCTTTATCGAACTTCCTCAATGCAACCAATGTCCAGGGGATGAAAAGTGCCATAAAATTGAGAGTCTATGTTAACGAATTCAATATCTAGAAGGGAGGAAGTACAGGAAGTGTTTTTGCGAATGCAAAATCCATATAGTTCCTCCACATATAGTGGATCACTGCAACCCCAAGGGAGGGATCCTGTACGATTCTTATGAAGAAAATTGTTTTTATCATTTTTTTCGTTTTCATTCTTGCTTCTTGCCAGCAAAATCCGGATGTTTCGAAAACACATTCGTTAGAACAGTCGGCAAAGGCCGCCGGACAAAAGAATCCTTCTCTGTTTGTTGTCCGCCATGTCGTACGATCAAATGATCTTTATGTGGAATGCTTTGTTCCTGATATTACTTTTATGACAAAATCTAATCAAAAAAAGCGGGGAAAAGCAGTTGTTTCCATCGATGGCGTTCGCTACGGAGAATACAGAACGGCTGCTTTTATCATCGAATCGCTTCCTAGCGGCACACATTTAATCAATATCGAAATAAAGGATACTAACAATCATCCTTTAGGATTAAGAAAGCAATTTTATGTGACCGTGCCTTGATTCTTTCCTTCCATCCAAAAAACGTGATAAAATGAAGGCACGGAGGTGAGCTGTATTGCTTGCTGCAACATTAGAAACGATTGAAATAATAGAAGAAGCCGAGAAATTGGCTGAGATGATTGTTCAATCTGATATCGCCGAACAATATCGAAAGTGTTACGATCGACTATATACAACTCCATCTACTAAAGAAAAAATCAACCGCTTTTCCAGGTTGAAAGAACGATATGAAGAAGTACAGCGCTTTGGACGCTATCATCCTGATTATGCGGATGTGATGAAAAATATCCGTGAAGCGAAAAGAGAAATGGATCTGGATGAAAATGTCGCAAATTTTCGGAAAGCGGAAAATGCATTGCAACAATTATTGGATGAGGTCAGCCTGTTGATTGCTCATTCCGTGTCACCGCATATTAAAGTACCGGTTGGTAACCCCTTTTTCGAGAAATCATCTGGTTGCGGGTGCGGTTCAGGAGGAGCTTGCAGCTGCTCTGCGTAAATTTCATACTTTCAAAAAAGCAAAGCAACAAACGCGTGCTTTGCTTTTTGAATCCCTTAAACAGGCGCCTAAGAACATTGATTGCAATAAAAAACTATGATAGACTGAATGTGAATATTCTGAAAAATGAGGAGATGCTATGTTTACAGCAAGACAAGCGATGATCGTTTGGCTCTATAGTTTAAAACAAGCCAAGACGTTAAGAAGATATGGAAATGTCCATTATGTCTCAAAAAAAATGAAGTATGCGGTTGTGTACTGCAACCAAGATGAAATAGAAGACTGCATGAAAAAAATATCCACATTACCCTTTGTCAAAAAAGTAGAGCCTTCCTTTAAACCTTTTTTAAAAACGGAATTCGAAAACTCAAAACCGGATAAAGCAAAAGAATATGATTATAAGATAGGCTTATAAAGGGAAAAAAGGGGAAGTCCTCCCCTTTTTAATTCATCGATCCGTTTTTTGCAGCATTCGCTGCAGAGAAAAAATTCCAAGATACATAGAAGCCTTTTGAACGAGGTCTTTCTTGGTTTCCTGTTTCCATTTTTTATTGAAGAGGCGGAATATAGCGATTCATCCGCAAAATGCCGATAAGATATTGATAAAACAGTTCTTTTTCGGCAAAAAATGTGGACGGTTTTACATCTAACTCAATGATTTCCTTCCCAAGCGAGGTCGCCGCACTTTTAAAATCATTCCATCGTTGAGAAGATTTATGACTAGGATGAGGAATGCCTTCTCTGCAAATATACAAAGGCTGAAACTCGCCTCGTTCTGTTGGATTCAATACGACGACAAGGGACGTTGCGGGACGGTCATCAATGGTCGTGTGAAAAGCCATTAAATGAGCTAAGCGGTGCTGATTGGATTTCGCAATTTCAATTAATTCATATAGATCGGAATAGCCTTCTCCTAGTTCAATAAATCGTTGAATCATCTTCATCCTCCGTTCTCGTTGTCATTCTCTTTCATTGTAGCGCGACTGCTTCTAGAGCTCAACATGACAATCTGAGGAGAAACGATGAATCCAAAAAAAGAGAAAAGGAGAAAAGCGCGGAGATTTCAAGAAAAGCGGACAATTTGCTAGTTTTAGGATCTTGAAAAATATTTGTCGAAAACGTCCATCAAGAATACTATGAGCGCTTATCGACGGCAGAATGTTAACAAAAAAAACCTGCAGGATTTCCTGCAGGGCCCTTCTAATTCCTAGTAAAAGGATAGAAGGTAAAGGGAGAGGAGAAACCGGAGGAAGAACTTATGGGGAAACGTAAGTCTTCTCCGCGGTTGACAACAACACCTTCCTTTTTGGTGCTGTCACTTTTATTGTTCCCGTTTTCTTTCGATTTATACGTAAAGAATGGAAAGCATCTGCCATAAGAAACAATGAGAATGATGATGAAAACGCTTCCTAGTGGCGATGATGATCAAATTATGTTACCATGAGAAAGAATTTTTATAACAATGGTGAGTAAACATGCGAGTTATTTCTGGAATTTGTAAAGGAAAACAATTGAAAGCTGTTCCCGGAAAATCGACTCGACCGACTACCGATAAGGTAAAAGAAGCGATTTTTAATATGGTAGGACCATATTTTTCCGGAGGTATTGGTCTAGATTTGTTTGCAGGGAGCGGCGGGTTAGGCATAGAAGCCTTAAGTCGGGGATTCGAAAAAATGATTTTTGTCGATAAAGATTCAAAAGCGATTCAGACTATCCATGCCAATATCGACTTTTGTGGTTTCCGGGAACAAAGCGAAGTATATCGAAATGACTCTTTTCGAGCTTTGCAAGTTCTAAAGAAAAGGGGAATCCGATTTGATGGTGTGTTTTTGGATCCACCTTATAGAAAACAAAAATTGGAGGAGCTTTTGAGTATTTTTAATAATGGATACATAAAAGAAAATGGCTTTATCGTTTGTGAACACAGTAAAGAAGTCACGCTCCCTGCCCGATCAGGAAATCTTCGGCAATGGAAACATGAGACTTATGGAATCATTGGGGTCACCATTTATCGAATGACAGAGGACACAGAAGAAAAGGGGGATTAGAAATGACAAGGATTGCCGTATGTCCAGGGAGTTTTGATCCGATTACAAACGGTCATCTGGATATCATTCAAAGAGGAGCGAAAGTATTCGATAAGGTATATGTAGCGGTACTTCACAATTTTGCAAAAAAACCGTTGTTTACAGTGGAAGAGAGGATGGAATTGATCCGTAAAGTGACAAAACATATACCGAATGTGGAAATTGATTCTTTCCATGGTTTGCTTGTAGATTATGCCAAAAGCGTCAATGCCAATGTCATTCTAAGAGGCCTCCGAGCTGTTTCTGATTTTGAATATGAGATGCAAATCACCTCGATGAACAAATTTCTCGATGAAAATATTGAGACTTTTTTTATGATGACAAACAACCAATACTCCTTTTTGAGTTCCAGCATTATTAAAGAAGCAGCAGAATATAATGCTGAAATTTCGGCTCTTGTTCCAAAAGAGGTAGAGAAGGCGTTAAAGGAGAAATTCAAAAAATTGCACAACGGTCAAAAGTAGCGAACAAAACCAGCCATTGTGGAAGGGATATTCCTCCGTAATGGCTGGCTTTGCCTTAACGTATTCGTTCAGGAAAAGAACGGCGAGCGTAGAGAAATAAATAGACCACTAGTGCGCAAATGGTGATGAAGGGGCCGTTGTTTTCAAACCAGTGAAGCAAAGACATGGATTGACTTCCACTTCTGAAAACCGGAAGGGAATGAAGGGTTTCTCCATTTTTGAAAAAGTGCTCGTATAAAAGCGGCCAAAGCAAAAAAGCTATCGTCGAAGCATAAATGCCGTGAAGCAAACGAGCAAAGAAAAAGGGTTTAAAGCGTATATCCGTTTGCGCCAAGATGCTCGCCACTTGTGCTTGAACACTAAATCCGTTGAAGGCCAGAATAAAGCTGACAAGGACTGCTTGTTCAATCGTCGGTACGTGGGGGACTTGGCTGATCATTTGGCTGCCAAGCGTAATTTCAAACAATCCTGATATAAAAGGGATGCTTAAGCTTGCAGAAAGCCCGAACAGGGAAAAAATGGCTTGAACGATTTGACTGACAAAAGACGTAATATGTAGAAGGTACAATAGCTTATTGACGACGGAAAATAAAATAATAAATCCGCCGATCATCAAAAGAGTTTGAATGGATGACATAACGGAATCTCCCAATAGTTTTCCGATCGGTCTGTTTTCTTTTATTCTTGTTTCATGCAAGGCGTGAAACGCTGCTTTTAAGAGAGAGGTTTGCTTATTCTTTGTTCTTTTTTCTCTCCGGTCTTCTCCGTAAAATCTCATGGTTAAACCAACAAGAAA of the Bacillus smithii genome contains:
- the ctaF gene encoding cytochrome c oxidase subunit IVB gives rise to the protein MTDQPVNQENSRIDYKFRRRRNAEEMRMQIVSFTLMLFLTLIAFVAVGAGLSKWFVLPFVLLLACIQVLFQIYYFMHMSHKGHEAPSLFFWSAVFVAFLTVLTFATIVWI
- the ctaG gene encoding cytochrome c oxidase assembly factor CtaG, with the translated sequence MPITIFGFQALWSPYFLMAILLMTVFYLLLMIKWRNVFPNSKPLTKKELLHFILAMVILYGIKGSPVDLMSHIMFSYHMVQMAILCLVLPPILIKGIPVWFWKYIIELPIIKPIFSLLTKPLMAAIAFNGLFSFYHIPAILDKINKNGIFHGLFTVVLFGFALFMWWPLMNHLPEHSNLIGLRKVGYLIADAVLLTPACGLIIFSGHPLYNTYSDPSSWLQSMQLCVPTNTLNGLELSGPELFSNLPVIEDQQLGGVLMKIIQEVVYGIVLARIFFDWYRKEQLEADQITEASLREHQTKW
- a CDS encoding DUF420 domain-containing protein, coding for MTLPILPTISTSCIVISAVLIGIGWIKIVQGKRDTHQKLMTAAAIFALTFFIIYLSRTLFIGNTAFGGPANMKVYYTIFLIFHIFLATIGGIFGAVTLWLGYKSKFEKHRKIGPVTSIIWFFTAITGIAVYLLLYVFYKGGETTSMLKAILGY
- a CDS encoding YugN family protein; the protein is MKFENVGLEKYKADLNRLDEIMEEHRLIRAGQWDYERVTYDRKFELKEGVYYLRVQGYAVEGDVGAHDAVIQLMTPILGKHYYPHGIEYGDDEYYPEYLVKECESVLSAVKKEIESFAV
- a CDS encoding CAP domain-containing protein, which gives rise to MRTILRVLVVLSIILVMGVYLNQYAENWGFLQPPLQDNSLKWKGSEEKRSQETHVAEKLPKESLAFFIGKSEQQVISKFGKPVRIDPTQYGYHWWIYQNQNSYIQFGVEQNKVVAVYAIGHDANVQPFKIGQRIDDIFRTYSMNPEIVIKTSAGNYRFELSEEDLNLQPLVKMGGIYAQLYLDKFSGTLSSVRFVNEEILLRQKPYELIYQGELPEWPNPTAGQWNMIEKGEQRQIFDITNMIRKEFHLEPLKWDEKTANVAFGHSKEMSDKNYFSHDSPSQGDLATRLKAAGIPYQMAGENIAAHYVDGPAAVQGWLNSEGHRKALLEKNYSHLGVGVYKTYYTQDFIQKEKW
- a CDS encoding PaaI family thioesterase, with the translated sequence MKEPLFQLFQQVIEKTNEKEKTILKELLERYENYIGSDEPYLGRLLGMQKNVTDSNCEITIPITEIIHNHLGIVHGGITATLLDSVMGTIASHVAPDGHGAVTSNLNIHYIAPGKGDSLTAVANVIHKGTKTIVVEGEVYLDNRKKIAHATGTFFIVKIR
- the ylbD gene encoding YlbD family protein produces the protein MGQKQLHPQVLKFKEFVKAHPKIIQEVNNKDKTLQEFFEEWYLLGEEDPLWDKYKEKAAERSESDKPKSSKWTETIFTSLKKIDPNQLQEHLYHMNQAIGALQNLLAQFQTNSSATPSPKQSPNRPEQSFFGFRKD
- a CDS encoding YlbE-like family protein, whose translation is MRKEIVDYIYSRNELRQFLREQPQWYRILSRRPEDLEKFEIQSLHYFKRTIPHQMEKFSNGIQIAKMMMGMLPSIQNNGNQEPAE
- a CDS encoding lipoprotein, with product MKKIVFIIFFVFILASCQQNPDVSKTHSLEQSAKAAGQKNPSLFVVRHVVRSNDLYVECFVPDITFMTKSNQKKRGKAVVSIDGVRYGEYRTAAFIIESLPSGTHLINIEIKDTNNHPLGLRKQFYVTVP
- a CDS encoding YlbF family regulator is translated as MLAATLETIEIIEEAEKLAEMIVQSDIAEQYRKCYDRLYTTPSTKEKINRFSRLKERYEEVQRFGRYHPDYADVMKNIREAKREMDLDENVANFRKAENALQQLLDEVSLLIAHSVSPHIKVPVGNPFFEKSSGCGCGSGGACSCSA
- a CDS encoding YlbG family protein encodes the protein MFTARQAMIVWLYSLKQAKTLRRYGNVHYVSKKMKYAVVYCNQDEIEDCMKKISTLPFVKKVEPSFKPFLKTEFENSKPDKAKEYDYKIGL
- a CDS encoding DUF7147 family protein — encoded protein: MIQRFIELGEGYSDLYELIEIAKSNQHRLAHLMAFHTTIDDRPATSLVVVLNPTERGEFQPLYICREGIPHPSHKSSQRWNDFKSAATSLGKEIIELDVKPSTFFAEKELFYQYLIGILRMNRYIPPLQ
- the rsmD gene encoding 16S rRNA (guanine(966)-N(2))-methyltransferase RsmD, yielding MRVISGICKGKQLKAVPGKSTRPTTDKVKEAIFNMVGPYFSGGIGLDLFAGSGGLGIEALSRGFEKMIFVDKDSKAIQTIHANIDFCGFREQSEVYRNDSFRALQVLKKRGIRFDGVFLDPPYRKQKLEELLSIFNNGYIKENGFIVCEHSKEVTLPARSGNLRQWKHETYGIIGVTIYRMTEDTEEKGD
- the coaD gene encoding pantetheine-phosphate adenylyltransferase, which codes for MTRIAVCPGSFDPITNGHLDIIQRGAKVFDKVYVAVLHNFAKKPLFTVEERMELIRKVTKHIPNVEIDSFHGLLVDYAKSVNANVILRGLRAVSDFEYEMQITSMNKFLDENIETFFMMTNNQYSFLSSSIIKEAAEYNAEISALVPKEVEKALKEKFKKLHNGQK
- the ylbJ gene encoding sporulation integral membrane protein YlbJ, which codes for MTPSKLKTAVLALMATIFTFSLIAFPEEAFEASIRGLNMWWEVVFPSLLPFFIICEMLIGFGVVKFIGVLLEPLMRPLFRVPGAGGFVWAMGIASGFPAGAKLTARLRQEGQLTRNEAERLVSFTNSSNPLFIFGAVSVGFFYNPHLGVILALSHYCGNFLVGLTMRFYGEDRREKRTKNKQTSLLKAAFHALHETRIKENRPIGKLLGDSVMSSIQTLLMIGGFIILFSVVNKLLYLLHITSFVSQIVQAIFSLFGLSASLSIPFISGLFEITLGSQMISQVPHVPTIEQAVLVSFILAFNGFSVQAQVASILAQTDIRFKPFFFARLLHGIYASTIAFLLWPLLYEHFFKNGETLHSLPVFRSGSQSMSLLHWFENNGPFITICALVVYLFLYARRSFPERIR